One Echeneis naucrates chromosome 1, fEcheNa1.1, whole genome shotgun sequence DNA segment encodes these proteins:
- the LOC115042742 gene encoding trypsin I-P1-like, whose protein sequence is MCLKRLLRGTRTAVIRRSMAAMARLELLSFLLWAGVAVSSGLDLQKRVINGAACEDSERLYHVRLLAVHGQEIFFCGGSLIDEEWILTAAHCWPGTGKMFVIINAHPDPKNNETMEINIEDRHVFKRVLRRKHDIMLLKLPQKPREPIHTVPLPDCQTDLEFGDVVRVAGHGSDAINNDLTYSNHIPRILQCGDMTVVNCTTTQLAHHETFSYIPFGKWVCANGAEVTADGDSGGGVEFNGHLYAVIQGSPRLAFMNPCMFLRVCKYIDWIKETMTESRNRLNCFNCG, encoded by the exons atgtgtttaaaaaggCTCCTCCGTGGCACCAGGACAGCAGTCATTAGACGGTCGATGGCAGCAATGGCTCGTCTGGAgcttctctcctttctgctgTGGGCCG gtgtgGCTGTGAGTTCAGGGTTGGATCTCCAGAAGAGAGTCATCAACGGTGCAGCCTGTGAAGACAGTGAGCGACTGTATCATGTCCGGCTGCTAGCAGTTCATGGACaggagatttttttctgtggcgGCTCTCTGATCGATGAAGAGTGGATTCTGACTGCAGCTCACTGCTGGCCTGGTACAGG aaaaatgtttgtaattatAAATGCTCACCCAGATCCAAAAAACAATGAGACAATGGAAATTAACATAGAAGACCGTCATGTCTTTAAGAGGGTGCTGAGAAGAAAACACGACATCATGCTCCTGAAGCTCCCTCAGAAACCCAGAGAGCCGATTCATACAGTTCCTCTTCCAGACTGTCAAACGGATCTGGAATT cGGTGACGTGGTCCGTGTCGCAGGTCATGGCAGCGATGCCATAAACAACGATCTGACGTACA GCAATCACATTCCTCGAATTCTTCAGTGTGGTGATATGACTGTTGTTAACTGCACTACAACTCAGCTTGCCCACCATGAGACATTTTCATACATACCATTTGGCAAATGGGTCTGCGCTAACGGCGCAGAGGTTACCGCAGAT GGCGACTCTGGTGGAGGAGTGGAGTTCAACGGTCACCTTTATGCAGTCATTCAAGGTTCTCCTAGACTTGCATTTATGAATCCGTGCATGTTTTTGAGAGTCTGCAAGTACATCGACTGGATCAAGGAGACGATGACTGAATCCAGAAACAGGTTAAACTGCTTCAACTGCGGTTGA